The proteins below are encoded in one region of Roseovarius bejariae:
- the cobI gene encoding precorrin-2 C(20)-methyltransferase produces MSGVLYGVGLGPGDPELMTLRAHRLIAGAQVVAYPSLAGGESFARSIAAGAIPAGAREIVMDVPMTTERAPAQAAYDAGAAEIAGELAAGRDVVCLCEGDPFFYGSFMYIFARLSGRFEVEVVPGVTSITTCAARAGMPLAARNERLTVLPGPLPEAELRARIEGAESVAIMKVGRHLEKLRGVIGDLGLAERAVYIERASLPDEVVCPLSEAPGTAPYFSMILLMKGADPWL; encoded by the coding sequence GTGAGTGGCGTCTTGTACGGGGTCGGGCTTGGCCCCGGGGACCCGGAGTTGATGACGCTGCGGGCGCATCGGCTGATTGCCGGGGCGCAAGTGGTGGCCTATCCCAGCCTTGCAGGCGGCGAGAGTTTCGCGCGGTCGATCGCGGCAGGGGCGATCCCGGCGGGCGCGCGTGAGATTGTCATGGATGTGCCGATGACCACCGAACGCGCCCCTGCGCAGGCGGCCTATGACGCGGGTGCGGCGGAGATTGCCGGCGAACTGGCGGCGGGCCGCGACGTGGTGTGCCTGTGCGAGGGGGACCCGTTTTTCTATGGCTCCTTTATGTATATTTTCGCGCGGCTGTCCGGGCGGTTCGAGGTGGAGGTGGTGCCCGGTGTCACCTCGATTACCACTTGTGCCGCGCGGGCGGGGATGCCCTTGGCCGCGCGCAACGAGCGTTTGACGGTGTTGCCGGGGCCCTTGCCCGAGGCGGAGTTGCGCGCCCGGATCGAAGGGGCCGAGAGTGTCGCCATCATGAAGGTGGGACGGCACCTGGAGAAACTTCGCGGGGTGATCGGCGATTTGGGTCTGGCCGAGCGGGCCGTGTATATCGAGCGTGCGAGCCTGCCCGATGAGGTGGTTTGCCCGCTGTCCGAGGCGCCGGGGACGGCACCGTATTTTTCGATGATCTTGCTGATGAAAGGGGCCGATCCATGGCTGTGA
- the cobJ gene encoding precorrin-3B C(17)-methyltransferase translates to MAVKPVVLALSRSGEAVAHRVAALLGARVHGREGRVDKADAFFPNALDHARDLFAAGVPVVGVCASGILIRAVAPLLADKMGEPPVVSVSDDGAVVVPLLGGHRGANRLASEIAAGLEAVSAVTTAGDVAMGVALDAPPLGYRLANPGDAKGAMAAMLSGVGVSISGENIFGIADTGGAVELCVSEAPVEGSEARLVYHPQRFALGLGCARNADPEELWALVQEVLAEAGVAPGAVGCVSSIDLKADEPAMNVVAARLGVPLRLFTAAELEAQAVPNPSDVVFSEVGCHGVSEGAALACGDTLVTEKRKTANTTCALSRSAAPITDLPGRARGRLSVVGIGPGQASWRTPEVSRLVAEAEELVGYGLYIDLLGPLAAGKQRSDFPLGGEEARCRYALERAAEGRNVALVCSGDAGIYAMGALVFELLDRGPENEGVSDAAHRVDVVCSPGVSALQGAAARAGAPLGHDFCTISLSDLLTPREDILRRLRAAAEGDFVIAFYNPVSKTRRTLLAEARDILLQHRPADTPVMLASNLGRPEEHVRYRRLEDLQVDEVDMLTVVLIGSSNSRLAHLGEGPRMFTPRGYARKIDGDLAQGRG, encoded by the coding sequence ATGGCTGTGAAACCTGTTGTTCTGGCGCTGAGCCGGTCGGGTGAGGCGGTGGCGCACCGCGTGGCGGCCCTGTTGGGGGCGCGGGTGCATGGGCGCGAAGGGCGTGTGGACAAGGCCGATGCCTTTTTCCCCAATGCGCTGGACCATGCGCGGGATTTGTTTGCTGCCGGTGTGCCGGTGGTGGGCGTTTGTGCCAGCGGGATCCTGATCCGGGCGGTGGCACCTTTGTTGGCCGACAAGATGGGCGAGCCGCCGGTGGTTTCGGTCAGTGATGACGGGGCCGTGGTGGTGCCGCTTTTGGGGGGACATCGCGGGGCCAATCGCTTGGCCAGTGAGATCGCCGCCGGGTTGGAGGCGGTTTCGGCGGTGACCACGGCAGGCGACGTGGCGATGGGGGTGGCCTTGGATGCGCCGCCCTTGGGGTATCGCTTGGCGAACCCCGGTGATGCCAAGGGGGCCATGGCGGCGATGCTGTCGGGGGTCGGTGTGTCGATTTCCGGCGAGAATATCTTTGGCATCGCGGATACGGGCGGGGCGGTTGAGCTTTGTGTCAGCGAGGCCCCGGTTGAGGGGTCCGAGGCGCGGCTTGTCTATCATCCGCAGCGGTTCGCGCTGGGCTTGGGCTGTGCGCGCAATGCCGACCCGGAGGAGCTTTGGGCCTTGGTGCAGGAGGTTCTGGCCGAGGCCGGTGTTGCGCCCGGTGCGGTGGGCTGTGTGTCCTCGATTGACCTCAAGGCGGATGAACCGGCGATGAACGTGGTGGCGGCGCGGTTGGGTGTGCCGCTGCGCTTGTTCACGGCGGCAGAGCTGGAGGCGCAGGCGGTGCCGAACCCTTCCGACGTGGTGTTCTCGGAAGTGGGGTGCCATGGGGTGAGCGAGGGGGCCGCGCTGGCCTGTGGCGATACCTTGGTCACCGAGAAGCGCAAGACGGCAAATACCACCTGTGCGCTGAGCCGTTCGGCGGCGCCGATCACTGACCTGCCGGGCCGGGCGCGTGGGCGTTTGTCGGTCGTCGGCATCGGGCCGGGGCAGGCCAGTTGGCGCACACCGGAGGTGAGCCGCCTTGTGGCCGAGGCCGAGGAATTGGTGGGCTATGGGCTTTATATCGACCTGCTGGGGCCGCTGGCGGCGGGCAAGCAGCGCAGCGATTTTCCGCTGGGCGGGGAAGAGGCGCGGTGCCGATATGCCTTGGAGCGGGCGGCCGAGGGGCGCAACGTGGCGCTGGTTTGTTCCGGTGATGCCGGGATTTACGCCATGGGGGCGCTTGTGTTCGAACTCTTGGATCGGGGGCCCGAGAACGAGGGTGTGAGCGATGCGGCGCATCGGGTTGACGTGGTGTGCAGTCCCGGGGTTTCGGCCTTGCAGGGGGCGGCGGCCCGGGCCGGGGCGCCTTTGGGGCACGATTTCTGCACGATTTCCCTGTCGGACCTGCTGACCCCGCGCGAGGATATTCTGCGGCGGCTGCGGGCGGCGGCGGAGGGCGATTTCGTGATCGCCTTCTACAACCCGGTGAGCAAAACGCGGCGGACGCTTCTGGCCGAGGCGCGTGATATTCTTTTGCAGCATCGCCCGGCTGACACGCCGGTGATGCTGGCCAGCAATCTGGGCCGCCCGGAGGAGCATGTGCGGTACCGGCGGTTGGAGGATTTGCAGGTAGACGAGGTGGATATGCTGACCGTGGTGTTGATCGGGTCGAGCAACTCGCGGCTGGCGCATTTGGGCGAGGGGCCGCGGATGTTCACGCCGCGCGGCTATGCCCGCAAGATCGATGGGGATTTGGCCCAAGGCCGGGGATGA
- the cobM gene encoding precorrin-4 C(11)-methyltransferase produces MTVYFIGAGPGDPELLTKKAERVIGECPVCLYAGSLVPEEVVGCAPEGALVMDTAPMTLDDTHAVIKEAHANGQDVARVHSGDPSLYGAIAEQIRRLRADGIDYQIIPGVPAYAAAAAALGQELTVPEIGQSIVLTRVSMKSTSMPAGETLENFARTGTTLAIHLGVRALREIERVLTPYYGADCPVVVAYRVGWPDQMFIRGTLSDIRLKVRDEKITRTALILVGPVLGQISEFTESALYDPEMPHVLRPKATERA; encoded by the coding sequence ATGACGGTGTATTTTATCGGTGCGGGTCCGGGAGACCCGGAGCTTTTGACCAAGAAGGCCGAACGGGTGATCGGGGAATGCCCGGTGTGCCTTTATGCGGGCAGCCTTGTGCCGGAGGAGGTCGTGGGCTGTGCGCCCGAAGGGGCGCTGGTGATGGATACCGCGCCGATGACGCTGGACGACACCCACGCGGTGATCAAGGAGGCCCACGCCAATGGGCAGGACGTGGCGCGGGTGCATTCGGGCGATCCGTCGCTTTACGGGGCGATTGCCGAGCAGATCCGCCGCCTTCGCGCGGATGGGATCGATTACCAGATCATTCCCGGCGTGCCGGCCTATGCCGCCGCCGCCGCCGCATTGGGCCAAGAATTGACGGTGCCGGAGATCGGGCAATCCATCGTGCTGACGCGGGTGAGCATGAAATCCACCTCGATGCCCGCAGGTGAGACTCTTGAGAATTTCGCGCGGACCGGAACAACGTTGGCCATCCATTTGGGCGTGCGCGCCCTGCGCGAGATCGAACGGGTTCTGACGCCTTACTATGGGGCCGATTGCCCCGTGGTGGTGGCCTATCGGGTGGGCTGGCCCGATCAGATGTTCATTCGCGGGACGCTGAGCGATATTCGCCTGAAGGTGCGGGATGAAAAGATCACCCGCACGGCGCTTATCCTGGTGGGGCCGGTTCTGGGGCAGATCAGCGAATTTACCGAGAGTGCGCTTTACGATCCCGAAATGCCGCATGTCTTGCGCCCGAAAGCCACAGAACGCGCTTAA
- a CDS encoding c-type cytochrome codes for MSRLPLAFCLIASPLWAEAPAGLLPYTDAKATENGQAIYKAQCAACHGTNLEGQDNWRDRDAEGYLPAPPHDETGHTWHHPDSQLFNLTKHGTEAVVGNGYKSNMTGFGDVLTDQEILEVLAYIKSTWPRRVVKTHNRINRDVMGQAN; via the coding sequence ATGTCCCGCCTGCCCCTCGCCTTTTGCCTCATCGCTTCCCCCCTCTGGGCCGAGGCCCCCGCCGGTCTCCTGCCCTATACCGATGCCAAGGCCACCGAAAATGGCCAAGCCATCTACAAGGCACAATGCGCCGCCTGCCACGGCACGAACCTTGAGGGCCAAGACAACTGGCGCGACCGCGATGCCGAAGGCTACCTTCCCGCCCCGCCACATGACGAAACGGGCCATACATGGCACCACCCCGACAGCCAGCTTTTCAACCTCACCAAGCATGGCACCGAGGCGGTCGTCGGCAATGGCTACAAAAGCAACATGACGGGATTTGGTGACGTCCTGACAGATCAGGAAATTCTCGAAGTACTGGCCTATATCAAGTCCACATGGCCCCGCCGCGTGGTGAAGACCCACAACCGCATCAACCGCGACGTAATGGGACAGGCAAACTAG
- the ispH gene encoding 4-hydroxy-3-methylbut-2-enyl diphosphate reductase, protein MTTKPPLTLYLAAPRGFCAGVDRAIKIVEMALQKWGAPVYVRHEIVHNKYVVDDLREKGAVFVEELEECPDDRPVIFSAHGVPKAVPAEAARREMLYVDATCPLVSKVHIEAERHHENGLQIVMIGHAGHPETIGTMGQLPEGEVLLVETVADVAGLAVRDPGKLAFVTQTTLSVDDTIDIVAALQARFPAIKGPHKEDICYATTNRQEAVKAMAPKADAMLVVGAPNSSNSKRLVEVGAKAGCSYSQLVQRAGDIDWRALEGISSIGITAGASAPEVLVNEVIDAFRERYEVTTEVMETAQENVEFKVPRVMREAS, encoded by the coding sequence ATGACCACCAAACCGCCTTTGACACTTTACCTTGCCGCGCCGCGTGGATTTTGCGCCGGTGTGGACCGGGCGATCAAGATCGTCGAGATGGCCCTGCAAAAGTGGGGTGCGCCCGTCTATGTGCGCCATGAGATCGTGCATAACAAGTACGTCGTGGACGATCTGCGCGAAAAGGGGGCGGTGTTTGTCGAGGAACTTGAGGAATGCCCGGATGACCGGCCGGTGATTTTTTCCGCCCATGGGGTGCCCAAGGCGGTCCCTGCCGAGGCGGCACGGCGTGAAATGCTATATGTCGATGCGACATGCCCCTTGGTGTCAAAAGTGCATATCGAGGCCGAGCGGCATCACGAGAACGGGTTGCAGATCGTGATGATCGGTCACGCGGGCCACCCCGAAACCATCGGCACCATGGGGCAATTGCCCGAGGGCGAGGTGTTGTTGGTGGAGACAGTGGCGGATGTGGCCGGGTTGGCTGTGCGCGATCCCGGGAAGCTGGCCTTCGTGACGCAAACCACGCTGTCGGTGGACGACACGATTGATATCGTGGCCGCCCTGCAAGCGCGGTTCCCGGCAATCAAGGGGCCGCACAAGGAAGACATCTGTTATGCCACCACCAACCGGCAGGAGGCGGTAAAGGCCATGGCCCCCAAGGCCGATGCGATGCTGGTTGTGGGGGCGCCGAATTCGTCGAATTCCAAGCGGTTGGTCGAGGTCGGGGCCAAGGCGGGCTGTTCCTATTCCCAGCTTGTGCAGCGCGCGGGTGATATCGACTGGCGGGCCTTGGAGGGGATTTCGAGCATCGGGATCACCGCCGGGGCCTCGGCCCCCGAGGTTTTGGTCAACGAGGTGATCGACGCCTTTCGCGAGCGGTACGAGGTGACCACCGAGGTGATGGAAACGGCGCAGGAGAACGTGGAATTCAAGGTGCCGCGTGTCATGCGGGAGGCGTCATGA
- a CDS encoding LysE family translocator yields MSLQFLLTALVVVVAPGTGVIYTLAIGLGQGRRAATMAAVGCTFGIVPALLAAVLGLAAIMHTSALLFQVVKFAGVAYLLYLAWQMLRDKGGVAVRAETRDRADRAIARRGALINILNPKLSIFFLALLPPFLSGNPAAATAEMLGMGAVFMGLTFVVFMGYGVFAAAARDKVLSSPRVVRWINRGFAAVFAGLAARLAMEKAT; encoded by the coding sequence ATGAGCCTGCAATTCTTGTTGACTGCCCTCGTGGTGGTCGTGGCCCCCGGCACGGGGGTGATTTACACGTTGGCCATTGGTCTGGGGCAGGGGCGGCGCGCGGCGACGATGGCCGCTGTGGGCTGTACCTTCGGGATCGTTCCGGCGCTTTTGGCGGCTGTTCTGGGCCTGGCGGCGATCATGCATACCTCGGCCTTGCTGTTTCAGGTGGTCAAGTTCGCCGGGGTGGCCTATCTTCTGTATCTGGCGTGGCAGATGCTGCGCGATAAGGGCGGCGTGGCGGTGCGCGCCGAGACGCGAGACCGCGCAGATAGGGCGATTGCCCGGCGCGGGGCCTTGATCAATATTCTCAATCCCAAGCTGTCGATCTTCTTTCTGGCGTTGTTGCCGCCGTTCTTGTCGGGCAATCCGGCGGCGGCGACTGCCGAGATGCTGGGGATGGGCGCGGTGTTCATGGGGCTGACTTTCGTGGTTTTCATGGGCTACGGGGTGTTTGCCGCCGCCGCGCGGGACAAGGTGTTGTCCTCGCCCCGCGTGGTGCGTTGGATCAACCGCGGCTTTGCCGCCGTGTTTGCAGGGCTGGCGGCGCGGCTTGCCATGGAGAAGGCCACATGA
- a CDS encoding DUF3429 domain-containing protein, protein MTAVPRAPLILGLAGLTPFVWGALTVLLPGLADWTLANIGARFVGPYVMLFYGAVILSFMSGVLWGFAAQLEGAQAATGYALSVIPALWAFFMTGGGPTSSGISLMVGFIGILGLDWMFWHHGAAPAWWMQLRVLLTVVVVTCLAIGVFL, encoded by the coding sequence ATGACGGCGGTGCCGCGCGCCCCGCTGATCCTTGGGCTGGCGGGGTTGACCCCCTTTGTCTGGGGGGCTTTGACCGTGCTTTTGCCGGGGTTGGCGGACTGGACCCTGGCCAATATCGGGGCGCGGTTTGTCGGGCCTTACGTCATGTTGTTTTACGGTGCGGTGATCCTGTCGTTCATGTCGGGCGTCCTTTGGGGCTTTGCCGCGCAGCTTGAGGGTGCGCAGGCCGCCACGGGTTATGCCCTGTCGGTGATCCCGGCGCTTTGGGCGTTTTTCATGACCGGTGGAGGGCCGACCAGTTCGGGGATTTCCCTGATGGTGGGCTTTATCGGCATTCTGGGGCTGGACTGGATGTTCTGGCACCATGGCGCGGCGCCGGCGTGGTGGATGCAGTTGCGGGTGCTGTTGACTGTTGTTGTCGTGACCTGCCTCGCGATCGGAGTGTTCTTGTGA
- a CDS encoding class I SAM-dependent methyltransferase, with the protein MTSDKETLAYYGKAAGEYAERTAHLDKDPALDAFLAQVPPGGRVLDLGCGPGVMAARMAGEGFAVVATDAVPEMVEMAAVSPGVEARVARFDEIEGEAEFDGVWANFSLLHAPRGDLSGHLRAIHRALRPGGQFHIGMKTGEGERRDELGRLYTFVTEVELRGLLADAGFAPISDRRGREAGMSGIPEDWITILSEAI; encoded by the coding sequence GTGACCTCGGACAAGGAGACGCTGGCCTATTATGGCAAGGCGGCGGGTGAGTATGCCGAGCGCACCGCGCATCTGGACAAGGACCCGGCGCTGGATGCTTTTCTGGCGCAGGTACCGCCGGGTGGGCGGGTACTCGACCTAGGCTGTGGCCCGGGTGTGATGGCGGCGCGCATGGCGGGCGAAGGATTTGCCGTGGTGGCAACCGATGCCGTGCCGGAAATGGTGGAGATGGCCGCTGTGTCCCCCGGGGTGGAGGCGCGCGTGGCGCGGTTCGATGAGATCGAGGGCGAGGCGGAGTTTGATGGCGTTTGGGCCAATTTCTCGCTTTTGCATGCGCCGCGCGGGGATTTGTCGGGGCATTTGCGGGCCATTCATCGCGCGCTCAGGCCCGGGGGGCAGTTTCATATCGGGATGAAGACCGGCGAGGGGGAGCGGCGCGATGAGCTTGGGCGGCTTTATACCTTTGTCACCGAGGTGGAGTTGCGCGGGCTGCTGGCGGACGCGGGATTCGCGCCGATCAGCGACAGGCGCGGGCGCGAAGCGGGAATGAGTGGTATTCCCGAGGATTGGATCACGATTTTATCGGAAGCGATTTAG
- a CDS encoding glutathione S-transferase family protein, giving the protein MSNLTLYSMPSSGNSYKVRLLLALLGRDYRHVSCETQSAELERAKAEGQLPLGKLPALHLGDGTILSESNAILWYLGAGSDWVPSDALTQAQMLGWMFFEQNRYEPVVAVRASLNTYPHLKDEATPEVMAKLLQEGHALLHLMEDHLQGRAWFAGASPSLADIALYAYTHTAGERGGFEMNRFPLINGWCARVAALPGYAGLFDHG; this is encoded by the coding sequence ATGAGCAACTTGACCCTCTATTCCATGCCCTCGTCCGGCAATAGCTACAAGGTGCGGTTGTTGCTTGCGCTTTTGGGGCGGGATTACCGGCATGTGTCCTGCGAGACGCAATCGGCGGAACTGGAGCGGGCCAAGGCCGAGGGGCAGTTGCCCTTGGGCAAGCTGCCCGCGTTGCATCTGGGCGATGGGACGATCCTGTCGGAGTCGAACGCGATCCTGTGGTACCTTGGCGCGGGCAGTGATTGGGTGCCAAGCGACGCGCTCACGCAGGCGCAAATGCTGGGCTGGATGTTCTTTGAGCAAAACCGGTACGAGCCGGTGGTGGCGGTGCGCGCCTCGCTCAACACGTATCCGCACCTCAAGGATGAGGCGACACCGGAGGTCATGGCGAAGTTGTTGCAGGAGGGTCATGCCCTGCTGCACCTGATGGAGGATCACTTGCAGGGGCGGGCCTGGTTCGCGGGTGCATCCCCAAGCCTTGCCGATATCGCGCTTTATGCCTACACCCACACCGCCGGGGAGCGGGGTGGTTTCGAGATGAACCGTTTCCCTTTGATCAATGGTTGGTGCGCGCGGGTGGCGGCACTGCCGGGATATGCGGGGTTGTTCGATCATGGCTGA
- the rnhA gene encoding ribonuclease HI gives MAELFAYTDGACSGNPGPGGWGVLLRAKEGDRVVKERELQGGEAETTNNRMELLAAINALETLSRASQVTVVTDSAYVKNGVTGWIHGWKRNGWKTSAKKPVKNAELWQRLDSAQARHDVTWEWVKGHAGHPENERADELARAGMAPFKPSARAE, from the coding sequence ATGGCTGAGCTTTTCGCCTATACCGATGGGGCCTGTTCGGGGAATCCCGGCCCGGGGGGCTGGGGGGTTCTGCTTCGGGCCAAGGAGGGCGACCGCGTTGTCAAAGAGCGCGAGTTGCAGGGCGGCGAGGCGGAGACCACCAACAACCGGATGGAGCTTTTGGCGGCGATCAATGCGCTGGAAACCCTGAGCCGCGCGTCGCAAGTGACCGTGGTGACCGATAGCGCCTATGTGAAGAACGGCGTGACGGGCTGGATTCACGGCTGGAAGCGCAATGGCTGGAAAACCTCGGCCAAGAAGCCGGTGAAGAATGCCGAGCTGTGGCAGCGGCTGGATTCCGCGCAGGCCCGCCATGACGTGACGTGGGAGTGGGTCAAGGGCCATGCGGGCCACCCCGAGAACGAACGCGCGGATGAACTGGCCCGCGCGGGGATGGCGCCCTTCAAGCCAAGCGCGCGGGCCGAATGA
- a CDS encoding trimeric intracellular cation channel family protein: protein MSALSLLDYASVLVFALTGALAASRKQLDLVGFAFLACLTAVGGGTLRDVLLDRNPVFWIATPGYIGIACAAAGLIFFTAHLAESRYRWLLWLDSFALAVAVAAGVAAALTMVQPWPIVVIMGILTGCAGGLMRDVVCNEVPLVLTQGELYVSAAFAGSLLAAVLAAFTDDMTMILGGCAVVTWGLRAGSLAFGWRLPVYRGRPPRA from the coding sequence ATGAGTGCGCTGTCGCTTCTCGACTATGCCTCGGTGCTGGTCTTTGCCCTGACCGGGGCCTTGGCGGCCTCGCGCAAGCAATTGGACCTTGTGGGGTTTGCCTTTCTGGCCTGTCTGACGGCGGTGGGCGGCGGCACGTTGCGCGACGTTCTTCTGGATCGTAACCCGGTCTTCTGGATCGCGACCCCGGGCTATATCGGGATCGCTTGCGCGGCGGCGGGCCTGATTTTCTTTACCGCCCATCTGGCCGAAAGTCGCTATCGGTGGCTGTTGTGGCTGGATAGTTTTGCCTTGGCCGTGGCGGTTGCGGCGGGCGTCGCGGCGGCGCTGACCATGGTGCAGCCGTGGCCGATCGTGGTGATCATGGGCATCCTGACGGGCTGTGCCGGGGGATTGATGCGCGATGTGGTCTGCAACGAGGTGCCGCTGGTCCTGACGCAGGGCGAGCTTTATGTGTCGGCGGCTTTCGCCGGGTCGCTGCTGGCCGCGGTGTTGGCGGCCTTTACCGATGACATGACGATGATCCTTGGCGGCTGCGCGGTGGTCACCTGGGGATTGCGCGCGGGATCACTTGCGTTTGGCTGGCGCTTGCCGGTCTATCGGGGGCGCCCGCCAAGAGCCTAG
- a CDS encoding GlsB/YeaQ/YmgE family stress response membrane protein produces the protein MTVIYLVIVGAAAGFLATRLMKLETDILTTIAIGIAGALIGGFVLRILLTVAGLLGGLIGAVLGALLLIWLYQTYIAKRK, from the coding sequence ATGACCGTCATCTATCTTGTCATTGTCGGGGCCGCGGCGGGGTTTCTGGCCACCCGCCTGATGAAACTCGAAACCGACATCCTGACGACCATCGCCATCGGCATCGCGGGCGCGCTGATCGGCGGTTTCGTCCTGCGCATACTGCTCACCGTGGCGGGTCTTCTGGGTGGGCTGATCGGGGCGGTTCTGGGCGCGCTCCTGCTGATCTGGCTTTACCAGACCTATATCGCCAAGCGGAAATAA
- the fmt gene encoding methionyl-tRNA formyltransferase yields the protein MRVIFMGTPDFSVPVLDALVEAGHEVAAVYCQPPRPAGRGKKDRPTPVHARALELGLEVRHPESLRGEAEQSAFAALNADVAVVVAYGLILPQAVLDAPPLGCLNIHASLLPRWRGAAPIHRAVMARDAETGICIMQMEAGLDTGPVLLRRATPIGATETTGELHDRLSAMGAEAITEALANLDSLTPEPQPDEGVTYAEKIDKSEARVDWSRPAPEVDAHIRGLSPFPGAWSEVEGQRIKLLASQLANGQGHPGEILDEILTVSCGEGAIRLLRLQRAGKGAQDAETFLRGMALPAGTQLT from the coding sequence ATGCGTGTGATCTTCATGGGCACCCCCGATTTCTCGGTTCCTGTCCTCGATGCCCTTGTCGAGGCCGGGCATGAAGTGGCTGCTGTCTATTGCCAGCCGCCCCGCCCTGCCGGACGCGGCAAGAAAGACCGCCCCACCCCCGTTCATGCACGCGCCCTTGAACTGGGCCTTGAGGTCCGCCACCCGGAAAGCCTCAGGGGCGAGGCCGAGCAATCCGCCTTCGCCGCCCTCAACGCCGATGTGGCCGTCGTCGTGGCCTATGGCCTGATCCTGCCACAAGCGGTGCTGGATGCGCCCCCCCTTGGCTGCCTCAACATTCACGCCTCGCTTCTGCCCCGCTGGCGCGGGGCCGCTCCGATCCACCGCGCGGTCATGGCCCGCGATGCGGAAACCGGCATCTGCATCATGCAAATGGAGGCGGGCCTTGATACCGGCCCTGTCCTGTTGCGCCGCGCCACCCCCATCGGGGCCACGGAAACCACCGGCGAATTGCACGACCGCCTCTCCGCCATGGGGGCAGAGGCGATCACCGAGGCGCTTGCCAACCTCGACAGCCTCACGCCCGAGCCTCAACCCGACGAGGGTGTCACCTACGCCGAGAAAATCGACAAGTCCGAGGCCCGCGTGGATTGGTCCCGCCCTGCCCCGGAGGTCGATGCCCATATCCGCGGCCTCTCGCCCTTCCCCGGCGCCTGGAGCGAGGTCGAGGGACAAAGGATCAAACTTCTGGCCTCGCAACTCGCTAATGGCCAAGGCCACCCCGGCGAAATCCTCGACGAAATCCTCACCGTGTCTTGCGGCGAAGGGGCGATCCGGCTTTTGCGCTTGCAACGCGCGGGTAAGGGCGCGCAGGATGCGGAAACCTTCCTGCGCGGCATGGCCCTTCCCGCAGGCACCCAACTGACCTGA
- the def gene encoding peptide deformylase yields MPARPCLPWPDKRLRTVAEPVEAITDDIRAIWTDMIDTMEAMPGVGLAAPQIGVMQRLAVVDASSERGQAIRMANPEILHSSIELRPHEEASPNLPGVSATIKRPRAVTVRFLNEQGEMEERDFVGLWATSVQHQIDHLNGKLYFQHLSKMKRDMLLRKAKKAG; encoded by the coding sequence ATGCCCGCCCGCCCTTGCCTGCCGTGGCCCGACAAACGCCTGCGCACAGTGGCCGAGCCTGTCGAGGCGATCACCGACGACATCCGCGCCATCTGGACCGATATGATCGACACGATGGAGGCCATGCCCGGAGTCGGCCTCGCCGCCCCGCAAATCGGCGTGATGCAACGCCTCGCCGTGGTCGATGCCAGCTCCGAACGCGGTCAGGCCATCCGCATGGCCAACCCCGAGATCCTGCATTCCAGTATCGAGTTGCGCCCGCATGAAGAGGCCAGCCCCAACCTCCCCGGTGTCTCGGCCACCATCAAGCGCCCCCGCGCCGTGACCGTGCGGTTTCTCAATGAACAGGGCGAGATGGAAGAACGCGATTTCGTCGGTCTCTGGGCCACTTCCGTGCAACACCAAATCGACCACCTGAACGGCAAGCTCTATTTTCAACACCTCTCGAAGATGAAGCGCGACATGCTGCTGCGCAAAGCGAAAAAGGCAGGCTGA
- the def gene encoding peptide deformylase codes for MKRPILIHPDPRLKKVCTPVLDLSDDLRKLADDMLETMYDAPGIGLAAPQIGVMDRLIVLDCVKDEGEQPRPLVMFNPEIIASSDETNVYEEGCLSIPEQYAEVRRPKVVDVRWIDRDGNEQTETFDDLWATCVQHEIDHLNGKLFIDYLGPMKRQMITRKMQKLKREQAKARA; via the coding sequence ATGAAACGCCCGATCCTCATTCACCCCGATCCGCGCCTGAAAAAGGTCTGCACCCCGGTGCTCGACCTTTCGGACGATCTGCGCAAGCTGGCCGACGACATGCTGGAAACCATGTATGACGCGCCGGGCATCGGGCTGGCCGCGCCACAGATCGGCGTGATGGATCGCCTGATCGTGCTGGATTGCGTCAAGGACGAGGGCGAACAGCCCCGCCCGCTGGTGATGTTCAACCCGGAAATCATCGCCTCCTCGGATGAAACCAACGTCTACGAGGAAGGTTGCCTGTCGATTCCCGAACAATACGCCGAGGTAAGGCGCCCAAAAGTCGTCGATGTCCGCTGGATCGACCGCGACGGCAACGAACAGACCGAAACTTTCGATGACCTCTGGGCCACCTGTGTCCAGCACGAGATCGACCACCTCAACGGCAAGCTGTTCATCGACTACCTCGGCCCAATGAAGCGGCAGATGATCACCCGCAAGATGCAAAAGCTGAAACGCGAACAGGCCAAGGCGAGGGCCTGA